Proteins from one Anastrepha obliqua isolate idAnaObli1 chromosome 2, idAnaObli1_1.0, whole genome shotgun sequence genomic window:
- the LOC129239543 gene encoding uncharacterized protein LOC129239543 isoform X1: protein MEKLIINLIFDLDDKTSDAKLCNRLKRNIIKKKRRNLLLKIFLDKKRRIPKVLDYFKVIQKYPEDIFFDHFRMRRETFQNLLRELKPFWCTFRKGRLSFNLEQCLYITLWKLSNCGVTFRHLSDRFNVAKGTVHKIFHKTVRAICCLKKEIIWPSVLEQHTIMENFQNSRENPFPFVIGCVDGTHVKIPKPKEDPISYYNRKGFYSINVQAICDNKFRFLDVFIGYPGSCHDANVWNNSPIYNSVVGGQIQLAQNAIILGDSAYPLSTFLLTPYRDNGHLTREQKKFNFCLSSTRVMIEQAFGILKNKFRILYSMDTASHKKISKIVFACTILHNFIINNGNPSEYISSNNNVIENDDFSSTTINELPTGEDEDGVTLRNNLTTLFSS from the exons ATGGAAAagctaataattaatttaatttttgatctgGACGATAAAACAAGTGATGCAAAATTGTGCAATCGACTAAagagaaatataattaaaaaaaaaagaagaaatttattgctaaaaatttttctgGATAAGAAGAGGCGAATTCCTAAAGTGCTGGATTACTTTAAAGTTATACAAAAGTATCCTGAAGACAtattttttgatcattttcGAATGAGACGTGAAACATTTCaa AATTTGCTACGCGAACTAAAGCCGTTCTGGTGTACATTTAGAAAAGGACGTTTATCTTTCAACTTGGAGCAATGTTTGTATATTACGTTGTGGAAGTTAAGCAATTGTGGGGTAACCTTTCGACATTTAAGCGATCGTTTTAATGTAGCAAAAGGTACCGttcacaaaattttccacaaaactGTAAGAGCtatttgttgtttaaaaaaggaaataatatgGCCTTCAGTATTGGAGCAACACAccataatggaaaatttccaaaatagcAGAGAAAATCCATTCCCTTTCGTTATAGGTTGTGTCGACGGTACACATGTCAAAATCCCAAAACCAAAAGAAGATCCTATAAGCTACTATAATAGGAAAGGATTTTATTCTATTAATGTGCAA gcCATATGCGACAACAAATTTCGTTTCCTGGATGTTTTTATTGGGTACCCTGGTAGTTGTCATGACGCCAATGTATGGAATAATAGTCCAATTTATAATTCGGTTGTCGGTGGTCAAATACAACTTGCTCAGAACGCAATAATACTTGGAGACTCAGCGTATCCACTTTCTACGTTTTTGTTGACTCCATACAGAGATAACGGTCACCTTACGCGTGaacaaaagaaatttaactTTTGCCTTAGCTCGACTCGTGTTATGATTGAGCAAGCGTTTGggatcttaaaaaataaatttagaatattaTATAGCATGGACACAGCgagccataaaaaaatttctaaaattgtgTTCGCTTGTACTATTCtccataattttattattaataacggAAACCCATCAGAATACATATCATCAAATAATAATGTAATAGAAAACGACGATTTTTCTAGCACTACAATAAATGAACTACCAACGGGCGAAGATGAAGACGGAGTTACTTTAAGAAATAACTTAACAACATTATTTTCaagttaa
- the LOC129239543 gene encoding putative nuclease HARBI1 isoform X2, whose translation MEKLIINLIFDLDDKTSDAKLCNRLKRNIIKKKRRNLLLKIFLDKKRRIPKVLDYFKVIQKYPEDIFFDHFRMRRETFQNLLRELKPFWCTFRKGRLSFNLEQCLYITLWKLSNCGVTFRHLSDRFNVAKGCVDGTHVKIPKPKEDPISYYNRKGFYSINVQAICDNKFRFLDVFIGYPGSCHDANVWNNSPIYNSVVGGQIQLAQNAIILGDSAYPLSTFLLTPYRDNGHLTREQKKFNFCLSSTRVMIEQAFGILKNKFRILYSMDTASHKKISKIVFACTILHNFIINNGNPSEYISSNNNVIENDDFSSTTINELPTGEDEDGVTLRNNLTTLFSS comes from the exons ATGGAAAagctaataattaatttaatttttgatctgGACGATAAAACAAGTGATGCAAAATTGTGCAATCGACTAAagagaaatataattaaaaaaaaaagaagaaatttattgctaaaaatttttctgGATAAGAAGAGGCGAATTCCTAAAGTGCTGGATTACTTTAAAGTTATACAAAAGTATCCTGAAGACAtattttttgatcattttcGAATGAGACGTGAAACATTTCaa AATTTGCTACGCGAACTAAAGCCGTTCTGGTGTACATTTAGAAAAGGACGTTTATCTTTCAACTTGGAGCAATGTTTGTATATTACGTTGTGGAAGTTAAGCAATTGTGGGGTAACCTTTCGACATTTAAGCGATCGTTTTAATGTAGCAAAAG GTTGTGTCGACGGTACACATGTCAAAATCCCAAAACCAAAAGAAGATCCTATAAGCTACTATAATAGGAAAGGATTTTATTCTATTAATGTGCAA gcCATATGCGACAACAAATTTCGTTTCCTGGATGTTTTTATTGGGTACCCTGGTAGTTGTCATGACGCCAATGTATGGAATAATAGTCCAATTTATAATTCGGTTGTCGGTGGTCAAATACAACTTGCTCAGAACGCAATAATACTTGGAGACTCAGCGTATCCACTTTCTACGTTTTTGTTGACTCCATACAGAGATAACGGTCACCTTACGCGTGaacaaaagaaatttaactTTTGCCTTAGCTCGACTCGTGTTATGATTGAGCAAGCGTTTGggatcttaaaaaataaatttagaatattaTATAGCATGGACACAGCgagccataaaaaaatttctaaaattgtgTTCGCTTGTACTATTCtccataattttattattaataacggAAACCCATCAGAATACATATCATCAAATAATAATGTAATAGAAAACGACGATTTTTCTAGCACTACAATAAATGAACTACCAACGGGCGAAGATGAAGACGGAGTTACTTTAAGAAATAACTTAACAACATTATTTTCaagttaa